The Chelonia mydas isolate rCheMyd1 chromosome 26, rCheMyd1.pri.v2, whole genome shotgun sequence genome contains the following window.
CGTTGACCTTTCTGGACCAACCATCCATGGCTGGGCTGTGTTGGGCTATGAAGGCTGGCTTGCTGGTTATCAGATGGCTTTTGATACTGCCAAGTCTAAACTATCACAGAATAACTTTGCATTAGGATACAAGGCAGGAGACTTCCAACTACACACTAATGTGTGAGTATATACCAGAGGAGCCAGGCTAGATTATGGCAGGCAAGCCGTGTGGCTAACTGCATCAGATGTATactgggtggagaaagggaggacaCTGATTTCAGACTGAATTTTGAAAGGCTTTACATACCTTATTTTCCTCCCCAAGAGACAGGTACAGGAGGGTCACTTCCCAATTTGCTATCTTTTGAGACTTTTCTTCAGGGTAATTCTGTCCCCCTAAATTTGGTAGTGGAAAAGGCATTTTGGAATTAGGGTAGTTTTTAATGAGGGTATGTTTAAGATAACTATGGGATTTAAGTTAGTAAACATAATTTTGACTGCTGGTTTgtggcactcttactgaaggaatttGAATCTCGGGTAAGTTGCCCACTTCCACATACTAACATGTACTAAAACGTCAACTGGGAGGATTGGGATTAATGCAACATTTCTACCTTTTTCTCTTAGATGGTCCTAGACCATGGCAGTTTCCTATGTGGAAGTAAACATTTAACATTACTGTCTGGGAGGAGACTCAGTACTCTCAGTGGTGTTGGGTGTCGTGAAACTTGCCTTCCACATGTACTtaagaggcagtgttttgggggggaATTGTCTGCATTTCCCCATTTTCAGTCTCCTCACCAAAGCTGAGCTATATTGAGACTTATTTTAGCCAATGAGGGTTGCATGTAGCTCCCTCTGAACCCACTGGTTTATGCTCTGCATGGAATGTGCTTCCCTCCCTACTTCTAGCCGGGGAAGGAAAAGCTGAACTCTTCTGTCAAAATTTCAAACCTCTTAGTGCAATGTTTTAGCTCCTGGAAAGCTCCCTCATTCCCCAGGCTAAACCCAGCTCTTGGTGAAGAACCTACAGAGCCCAGGTGAGGTGTCTGGCCAAGGAGTGAATAGGCATGGATCCAGCTGAGAGAAGTGTGGGATTGAATATGTCCACAGGGTTAGGGTTATCCTCAGGTTTGTTTGGGAAGTGGTGTTAGGAATTTACTTTGTTTGAAAGACGGTGAGAGGGAAAGATGAGACTTTGTGGTGATCGGAGGGTTAAACACCAGCAAACTGGAGAGATCTTCACAGACTCTTTATCTGTTACAAACAGGAATGATGGCACTGAATTTGGTGGGTCAATCTATCAGAAGGTTAACGATAAAGTTGAGACATCAGTAAATCTTGCTTGGACTGCTGGCAGTAACAATACCCGTTTTGGCATTGCCACAAAGTACCAGCTGGATGAAAATACTTCCATTGCGGTAAGTATTTTACCAGATTAGCACTTACAGCACAACTGGAGTTTGCTTAAATGCTGTTAACTGGTGACACAGGGTGGTTATTGTTTAAACCTATGGCACCTTGTGGTGTTATGTTTCCCCTTTTTAAGTTATTGGTGTATGGAGAGCGTATGTTGTAGACAGCTGGTGAATTATGGAATATACTTTACTTAAGCCTCATTCTGTGACATGCATTCTCTCTCAGGCTTGTCTATACTGACCATTGGTGTATGACAATCTGGAGTGCAAATCTACAGCACTCTAgtgcagtgactctcaacctttccagactactgtacccctttcaggagtctgatttgtcttgcgtacccccaagtttcacctcacttaacaactacttgcttacaaaatcagacataaaaatacaacagtgtcacagcacactattactgaaaaattgcttgctttctaatttttaccatataattataaaataaatcaattgggatataaatattgtacttacgttTCAGTGTAAACTGGatggagcagtataaacaagtcattgtatgaaattatagtttgtactgactctgctagtgctttttatgtagcctattgtaaaactaggcaaatacctagataaGTTGATAAGTACCCGCTGGAAGACCTGTGCGTAGCCCTGGAGATAACTCAGACCCCAGTTGAGGACCATgcactaactggctgtgtggaagTTCCATAGTGTGCTTTGACCAATTGCAGTAGGTTTAAGATAGCTTAACTGCAGTTGGTCAGAACTTTTTAGAttatgtctacagtgcagttaAATACCTGTGGCTGCATGTGTCGGCTGACGCACGTTTGGGCTGCTGGGCTGTAAAACTGTgctgtagacattcaggcttgggctggagcccaagctctgggaccctgtgagggggaagggtcccagaacccaggctcTAGCCTTACCCAAATATCTAAACCACaattttacagcactgcagcctgagccctgcaagcctgagtctgcggacacaggccagccacaggtgtttaactgcagtgtagacataccctacagtATACCTGTAGTGTGCTTTGACCAACTGCCACTAAGCTGAGATATGTTGTCTCCTGCAGTTGGTCAGCGCATACTAGGGAACGTCTAGTGCATGTAGCAGAGTCCACACTGCTTGTTAGTGCACAGCCTGCTACAGTGCTGTAGACTTATACCCCAGCTTTCTCTGTGCTAATtctccatatagacaagcccttagcaacGAGTGATGCAAAGTGTGGTTTCATACTGTGCCTTTACTTTACTTTAGCCGTATGTGAGGCACTATAATGGTGCAATATATCTAGATTTCAGGAAAGCATGTGAGAGGGTGACTTTTGGGGGGAGGAATAATTTAACTAGCTAATTTGAAACAGGTTGAAATTTGCTGAAAAACCCTATCCAAATAGAGGTAAAAATAAACTGTTGTGTATTGAGTTGATGGGAGGTGAACTACAAACTCTATAAAGGAGTATTACCTCTTCTCTCCAGAATGGGTTTATGCATGCAGTCAAAAATGTTACTTTAATAGAAATACTGCCATATTCACTTGCAAACATCTGTTTTCTGGTCGCTGAAGCTCCTAATAATTTCAAGGAATTACTGCTTCCTGGGTTTCTCCCTCTTTATGAGATTATCTGTTGCAGAAAGCAAAGTAACTGCATTAGTTACTGCCCGTATGTCTAATCTCCCTGGGTTAGTTCATTATCATTACTGGTGTTTGTAACACCTTTATTTAACTCCTGGGTTGAACTTCAAGGGTCATGTAATTCACAGTGGAGGGCTCGCAGCTCTGAAAGTCATCCCCTTTGATGATTTTTAAGATTGCATATGCCCATGTTTTCATAAAGAGGGCCAGTAAATCAGGAAGTAATTATACATTCAGCAGGTGGGAGATAGGCGAGGTTAAAATCTTGTGTTTAATCTCTAATATGATGACAACATGGTATTGGGTAAATAACTCAATCCCTTGGGAATTTCATTAGCTTACTCTATGTACTCTTACCTCAAGAATACTAAATGGAGGTAAATAAAGCAGGCATAACATCTCTATTCCCCTCATTCCTGTTTATACCCTTGAACTAGTCGTAAGCTGAGCACAGTCCCTTAAAAACTTTTAGATAAATGTTACTACGTCCTTCCACACACTTCAGTTGCTTCTGCCTACTTTAGTAGTTGTTACTCATGTTCAAGTCTCTTGAGTAACAAGAAGATGGTTGCAAATTGAAGTGCCTAGAACAATACAGTTGGCAAGACTGGAGGGGAACTGTGTGGATGAGCTTGAGGGTTCATCGGTGGGAGCAATGGGCTAAAATTGAGGGAAAAAGagggtttctttttttgtttttgctgctatCCTATCAAACTCTCATGTCTATGAGACAGAGTAATCTCTCAAAGAAACTGGCACATTATTATTGTAATTTTAAACAGAACTCTTTATAGAACAAACTACTCTGCATTTGCAGGGACATATATTTTTGAGATCTTTTTTCCATTGCTGGTTAATATGTCCACTTTCTGATGCTTGTAGATTTCTCTGCAACTGCTGCTGATTCCAGTGGAAAAGTTGTTGTGCCTGCATGCCTATAAAAGTAGGAGCGATGCTGCTGTTTTGATGTGTGCTTTTATTCTCTCTCTACCTCTAGGCTAAAGTGAATAATGCCAGCCTGATTGGAATCGGGTACACTCAGACCCTTCGACCTGGTATGTAAGCCATAACAAAATACTAAAGGGAATCGCTTCCTACTGGGCTtaatagaaaatattattttaatttgagCTATTCAACAGAATGGGTAGCTATGGAGGTGGCAGCCATTAAGCAATCAAGGATTAGCAGTTTTAATGGAATTATTCTTTCATGTTTGCAGACCTACATGAGTCACTTTGCTTTGTGGGTGTGCGAGATAGACTTATGTATACAGGTAGTGCCTGAAATGAGGCATCTCATTTTAGGCAAGTCCCTGCCCAAGTCAAACTGCAGATGAAGACTGAGCTACTTTAGCACAGCTGTGTCATTAGCTGTTACTATATACCAAATTCCTTATTTGTGCATGAGTGACTGACTGCATTTCTACTTGAGTATTAGTATcgatgtttgttttgtttctgcagGTGTGAAGCTGACGCTCTCAGGTTTGGTTGATGGCAAGAACTTCAGTGCTGGTGGTCACAAGGTTGGGCTGGGCTTTGAGCTGGAGGCTTAATGCAGTTTTAAGTGGAACAGCGGCTCTGTTCCTggagatgaaggggaaaaaagtaacCCAACATGTTTTGGCCTTAAAATTCTTCTGTGAAATTTCAAAAGTGTGAACTTTTTATTCTTCCAAAGAATTGTAACCCCTCCCCCAAGCTATAGGGTGTAAACTCATCATAAAAGGAGATACTTGAAGGCATGCATGGAAGTTGTAAAGGTTGTGCCACATTTCAGTTCCTCagtgttattttaaatttgttccTTAAAGACAGCATAGCATTTCCTTACAAGGGAAAAAATCCCAGCTAGCACATCACATCCTGCATGTCCTACACCTGATGACCACTTATGAAATTGGTCTCTGTGTGGTTAGTGAAAGCTTTGGTTTTGCATCAAAGTGAAATAAATCAATCACATTTGGAACATATCCCTTCTGTGTGTTCCAGTACCGTTTGTTCAAGGTGTCCTTAGATTTGGCAGGAACTGCTCAAAAATGCAACTAAAATAGGTAACCTGTTTGGTGCTGGTTTTCAGGGACAAAACTAAATTCCTTGCAGCAGTAAAGATTCAGgctcagtcagtcagtcagtgatGTGTGGTTTTTTATTGTTCACTAGTTGAGGGACTTGGCCCAATTCTCAAACACTTGTATAGTATAgtgaaaaatatttctccttttaaaattttatttaacattcaaATAGAGCAAACCAAAAGTTTACATATTTCAGGTAGTTCGTTCCCATACAGGAAACAAGTATTCGGTAAGTACAGACATTACACTTGAGAAAAAGTGCAACCCAGCATGGTTAGCCAAATCAGTAAATTCAGTGCTTTTTTTTCATAAATGTCAGGAAAGACTTTGATTTCCAGAAAGGGAAAGGTAGCACAGCAGGTGGATGGGAGTTGTGGAAGATGACAAAGTATCTTCAGCTGCTGTTTTATAGGGTGAGTAAGAAATTTCTCATGCCCCTGCTGTACATTTGTGGGAAAAACAGTGAGAGTGATCtaaattttgttaaaattagGCTGTCAGCTTTCCTTAAAAATAGGAATACATGTCACCATGAAACCACTAGATGGCAGTATAAATAGAGTTCAGAGGGTTTCATTTTCATGTGGAGTAATGTCTGTCATGCTTCATCTGTCCTGAGCTGTGACTGAAGTGATTTTTACATCTGGGTTTGTTctggtttatttctgttttccccTTCAAGCTGCAACCAGCTCCAGTCTAGAGACTAAAAATGAAGCACAGAAACACTGATTAGAGTTTAGCTGCCATCTTTCTAACCCAAAGCAAATATACTGGGTTTTCTTGTAGTATTTTCCTTTAAGTACATAAGtagggtgctttttttttttgtcatacaGTTTAAATGCCCAAAATTAAGGGGAAGGGATGTAGGGCTTTACTTTTTTTCCTGGTTTACTTAAACAATAGAAGCTGCTTCATGTAATGTATTACTGACAGTCTCTTGTAATATTTATCCCCCTTTTGTTTAGGGAATGAGATATGTAACACACTGCATATACTAATAATTAAAATGGCAGAGGAGAGAGATCTATTCTTACAGCCCTTCCGCAATCTTGCTTGGCCAGCACTCCTCCCAAAACTATGCTTATGGTTTAAAGTGATAGAAGTTGTTACCATAAAGCTCTGGTCCTGATCCTTCATTGTGTCATGCATCACACTTTCTAACTGGCTGCAGAGATTTTGTGATTCCATCAATAGTTCCTCACTGAAAAAGAAAGTTGCACAAATGATTACATCAATTGAAACTGGAAGTCTCTCAAGTGTTAGAGGTGCAGCTGCCTTTTCCAACCTTGCATAGTACTTGTACACCAGGGATATGTACTCAAGCTAGCAACAAAGACTAAACTGTAATCCTTTGTATGCTGCCACAGTCCCACTTATATCAACTAAAAGTGTTGTTACTGTAGTCCATAGCACCTTAAGATTTACTGGTAAAGTGACCTAGAAAATGCATTCAACATGGCATCAAGCTTATATCCCTGTGCACtaatggaaagagtccagaaaTCAAACACTAGAATGCGACCTGATGCGCAAAATAAGCCTGGCTCTGAATTTCTGAAATCAAGGGACCAGactattacatttttaattaaccAAGGAGGAATTGGTTCAATTTACTCCTGTAAACCAGCCACAATTACAACTGCTTATCCCCTGATTTGTCAGTGAATGTGCAAATTCCCACTGCGGTTGTGCTTTACAGGGACACTGTTTAAAGTCCAGCCCTGCCATGTGGTTTCACAGTGAAATTTTAATATCTAAGTCTCCCTGTTGTTGAGACAAACCACAGGGGAACTGATTAGACACAAAGTGCACATTTACACTGTAGCTGAAAGGTGTAAAATTCCAGTTCAAGGagatgtgtgtgttctctctaaAACAAGATAAGAGCATAGCTCAAGCAGCAGGAAGGTCTAGCCACAGCCTATGTACCTAGTGTTTCAGACAGGATCCTATTCTGGGAAGctactcctgggggagttcagCACATAATTGAGCTGTGCAGATTTTTAACTTTGTGCCCGCTGTGGTGACTGAACACAGCAGGCCAGGTCCAGCAACAGCAtggccaggggctgaatgggagtggagttGCAGGGGCACAGACAcatagggatgggggagggagggaggtttgCACGCATACAAAAAATCCTGTTCCGTACTTTTCTcagcaattatttccctctccctcagctcctctatTACCTCTGACTTTTCCCCAGCCTTTGCACTATTTCTGGGGGTGGAGGAAATATTGttttgtattaatatgcctaataaggaatctatttgtcaaaaaacatttctgaatctttagtctgtattgttagacatacttgcaaacaggtattttgaaataaattaccaaaaataattgaaactggtgagattacattgtgttattttgataaaatatgcagaatttttagttttttggcacaattcccccaggagtaaatgtgTACATCTCCTTGCGCTGGAACTTATACACCTTTCAGCTCTATTAGACGTGCCCAAAGTAATCTTAAAAATCCCTGTCAGCTAACAGTAATCTTAGGTGTTAACTGTAACCATAAATAAACAATGTCTCCCTTTAACATATGCACGGATGTAACTCCATCATTCTTCACTTTACCTTTTATTGTAAGTTACAGCTGGGACTTGCAACAGCAGATGGCCTGGGTTACTAAGCCGGGATGCATTCATACTCTCTGGGCTGCCACTGACAGGACCACGCACCTTACTCTGAAGGGAGAAGGCAGATTCAGATTGCTGCATGCACTTTATTTCTACATAAACT
Protein-coding sequences here:
- the VDAC3 gene encoding voltage-dependent anion-selective channel protein 3 isoform X5, translated to MKEFTTTGSSNTDTGKASGNLETKYKIKDYGLTFTQKWNTDNTLGTEVSMEDKLAEGLKLTLDTIFVPNTGKKSGKLKTSYKREYVNLGCNIDVDLSGPTIHGWAVLGYEGWLAGYQMAFDTAKSKLSQNNFALGYKAGDFQLHTNVNDGTEFGGSIYQKVNDKVETSVNLAWTAGSNNTRFGIATKYQLDENTSIAAKVNNASLIGIGYTQTLRPGVKLTLSGLVDGKNFSAGGHKVGLGFELEA
- the VDAC3 gene encoding voltage-dependent anion-selective channel protein 3 isoform X2; the encoded protein is MSSCSVPSRPTDPMAVPPSYCDLGKSARDVFNKGYGFGMIKLELKTKSSSGVEFTTTGSSNTDTGKASGNLETKYKIKDYGLTFTQKWNTDNTLGTEVSMEDKLAEGLKLTLDTIFVPNTGKKSGKLKTSYKREYVNLGCNIDVDLSGPTIHGWAVLGYEGWLAGYQMAFDTAKSKLSQNNFALGYKAGDFQLHTNVNDGTEFGGSIYQKVNDKVETSVNLAWTAGSNNTRFGIATKYQLDENTSIAAKVNNASLIGIGYTQTLRPGVKLTLSGLVDGKNFSAGGHKVGLGFELEA
- the VDAC3 gene encoding voltage-dependent anion-selective channel protein 3 isoform X4, encoding MAVPPSYCDLGKSARDVFNKGYGFGMIKLELKTKSSSGVEFTTTGSSNTDTGKASGNLETKYKIKDYGLTFTQKWNTDNTLGTEVSMEDKLAEGLKLTLDTIFVPNTGKKSGKLKTSYKREYVNLGCNIDVDLSGPTIHGWAVLGYEGWLAGYQMAFDTAKSKLSQNNFALGYKAGDFQLHTNVNDGTEFGGSIYQKVNDKVETSVNLAWTAGSNNTRFGIATKYQLDENTSIAAKVNNASLIGIGYTQTLRPGVKLTLSGLVDGKNFSAGGHKVGLGFELEA
- the VDAC3 gene encoding voltage-dependent anion-selective channel protein 3 isoform X3, which translates into the protein MAVPPSYCDLGKSARDVFNKGYGFGMIKLELKTKSSSGVLEFTTTGSSNTDTGKASGNLETKYKIKDYGLTFTQKWNTDNTLGTEVSMEDKLAEGLKLTLDTIFVPNTGKKSGKLKTSYKREYVNLGCNIDVDLSGPTIHGWAVLGYEGWLAGYQMAFDTAKSKLSQNNFALGYKAGDFQLHTNVNDGTEFGGSIYQKVNDKVETSVNLAWTAGSNNTRFGIATKYQLDENTSIAAKVNNASLIGIGYTQTLRPGVKLTLSGLVDGKNFSAGGHKVGLGFELEA
- the VDAC3 gene encoding voltage-dependent anion-selective channel protein 3 isoform X1, whose translation is MSSCSVPSRPTDPMAVPPSYCDLGKSARDVFNKGYGFGMIKLELKTKSSSGVLEFTTTGSSNTDTGKASGNLETKYKIKDYGLTFTQKWNTDNTLGTEVSMEDKLAEGLKLTLDTIFVPNTGKKSGKLKTSYKREYVNLGCNIDVDLSGPTIHGWAVLGYEGWLAGYQMAFDTAKSKLSQNNFALGYKAGDFQLHTNVNDGTEFGGSIYQKVNDKVETSVNLAWTAGSNNTRFGIATKYQLDENTSIAAKVNNASLIGIGYTQTLRPGVKLTLSGLVDGKNFSAGGHKVGLGFELEA